A window of the Nitrosopumilus ureiphilus genome harbors these coding sequences:
- a CDS encoding winged helix-turn-helix transcriptional regulator, producing MNERKRIDKNMENLFFRTDGIRKIICKKWSLEIINIIDKRKQLRYKDIASMFEGISPTALSSVLKELEMEKIIKKEKFNEIPPRTEYSLLQRGEDLLHAITPLKKWIMVDKRTT from the coding sequence ATGAATGAAAGAAAAAGAATAGATAAAAACATGGAGAATCTATTTTTTAGAACCGATGGAATAAGAAAAATAATTTGTAAAAAATGGTCATTAGAAATAATAAATATAATTGATAAGAGAAAACAATTAAGATACAAAGATATAGCATCCATGTTTGAAGGTATTAGTCCTACTGCATTAAGTTCAGTACTAAAAGAGCTTGAGATGGAGAAAATTATCAAAAAAGAAAAATTTAATGAAATCCCTCCAAGAACAGAATATTCGTTATTACAAAGAGGGGAAGATCTTTTGCATGCAATAACACCATTAAAAAAATGGATAATGGTAGATAAAAGAACTACATAA
- a CDS encoding sulfite exporter TauE/SafE family protein, which produces MLPVSTLVATGAMLGGIGGAAMFMPIFLIVFPLLGPEFAIAGPVAAIGVALLTEAFGFSSGLIGYLRRHLIDFKIAKSLIIIAVPSAIVGSFLSQYADPDMLKIMYGALMLILTYIMLRRPSTKEKEKITKDTLAGKFEHIGHERTITDNEANSFKYHLCHPGKGKAFTGIGGFITGLMSVGIGEIVTPQLVKQCKMPVSVAAATSVFVIILTVAAASGTHIYSLISEGGVDAVPWHLVLYTVPGVIIGGQIGSRLQGKFSAEKMEKVFAGLFGVIGIAMISIVFL; this is translated from the coding sequence ATGTTACCTGTTTCAACATTAGTAGCTACTGGTGCAATGCTTGGAGGCATTGGGGGAGCTGCTATGTTCATGCCTATTTTCTTAATTGTTTTTCCATTATTGGGCCCAGAGTTTGCAATAGCAGGGCCAGTTGCAGCTATTGGTGTTGCATTACTTACTGAAGCATTTGGATTTTCTTCAGGTTTAATCGGGTATCTACGACGACATTTAATAGACTTTAAAATTGCAAAGTCACTCATCATCATTGCAGTGCCTTCAGCAATTGTAGGCTCTTTTCTTTCTCAGTATGCAGACCCTGACATGTTAAAAATCATGTATGGTGCTTTAATGCTGATTCTAACTTATATCATGTTAAGAAGGCCATCAACTAAAGAAAAAGAGAAAATTACAAAAGATACCCTAGCAGGCAAATTTGAACATATTGGTCATGAAAGAACCATAACAGATAACGAAGCCAATTCTTTCAAATATCATCTATGTCATCCTGGAAAAGGTAAGGCATTTACAGGAATTGGCGGATTCATTACAGGATTAATGTCAGTTGGGATAGGTGAGATAGTCACGCCTCAACTAGTAAAACAATGTAAAATGCCAGTATCTGTTGCCGCCGCTACATCTGTTTTTGTGATTATACTTACTGTTGCTGCAGCTTCTGGAACTCACATATACTCATTGATTTCTGAAGGAGGAGTAGATGCAGTTCCTTGGCATCTTGTCTTGTATACAGTTCCAGGAGTAATAATTGGAGGACAAATTGGAAGTAGATTACAGGGAAAATTCTCAGCTGAAAAAATGGAAAAAGTGTTTGCAGGGTTATTTGGAGTAATTGGTATTGCAATGATTTCAATAGTATTCTTGTGA
- a CDS encoding DUF427 domain-containing protein → MKAVWNDVVLAESDDVITLEGNVYFPMDSLNKEYFEESKSTSLCIWKGKANYFSVNVNGEPNKNCAWYYPKPSFLAKKIKNRVAFWQDVQIIK, encoded by the coding sequence ATGAAAGCAGTTTGGAATGATGTTGTATTGGCTGAAAGTGATGATGTTATCACACTAGAAGGAAATGTCTATTTTCCAATGGATTCATTAAATAAAGAATACTTTGAAGAAAGCAAGTCGACATCACTGTGCATCTGGAAGGGCAAGGCCAATTATTTTTCTGTAAACGTAAATGGTGAACCAAATAAAAATTGTGCATGGTATTACCCAAAGCCATCATTTTTAGCAAAAAAGATCAAAAACCGTGTTGCATTCTGGCAAGACGTTCAGATAATTAAATAA
- a CDS encoding alpha/beta fold hydrolase — translation MVNDQKIRYLEGGDGFTLILIHGLGASADRWLSVIPYLEKNFHLIVPDLIGFGDSDKPNVNYTMEFFVQFLQNFVDAIKVGQFDIIGSSFGGQIVAEYSVIHGNNIKKMVLVSPSGINPRLTPFMKKYSMAMFSPNKQRIKEVFQMLNGSKNNVDSALVEEFITRMQQPKAKMVATSILINLRDRDISKKLSEIKCPSLVVWGDDDPVITLRYAKIFVSSIKNCDFALMKGCGHVPFVEKPREFSEIVSKFLKS, via the coding sequence ATGGTGAATGATCAGAAAATAAGATATCTTGAAGGAGGTGATGGATTCACATTGATACTGATTCATGGTCTTGGGGCTTCAGCAGACAGATGGTTATCTGTGATTCCTTATTTAGAGAAAAATTTTCATTTGATAGTACCTGATCTAATTGGGTTTGGAGACAGCGATAAACCTAACGTAAATTATACCATGGAGTTTTTTGTACAATTTTTGCAGAATTTTGTAGATGCCATCAAAGTAGGACAATTTGACATTATTGGTTCTTCGTTTGGAGGTCAAATAGTTGCAGAATATTCTGTCATTCATGGTAATAACATAAAGAAGATGGTCTTGGTGTCTCCTTCAGGAATAAATCCTCGCCTTACTCCGTTTATGAAAAAGTACTCTATGGCTATGTTCTCCCCAAACAAACAAAGGATTAAGGAGGTTTTTCAAATGTTGAATGGTTCAAAAAATAATGTAGATTCGGCATTAGTTGAGGAATTCATCACTAGGATGCAACAACCAAAAGCAAAGATGGTAGCAACATCTATTCTCATTAATCTTAGAGATAGAGACATTTCAAAAAAACTATCTGAGATTAAGTGTCCTTCTCTTGTGGTTTGGGGCGACGATGATCCAGTTATTACACTTAGATATGCAAAAATTTTTGTTTCTTCGATTAAGAACTGTGATTTTGCTTTGATGAAAGGATGCGGTCATGTACCTTTTGTAGAAAAACCAAGGGAGTTTTCTGAAATCGTATCTAAATTTTTGAAAAGTTAA
- a CDS encoding IS5 family transposase: MKSSRYVRMARSMMSIIKRARIPPYLHKRSNHVYTVWQHLVLLVLRQYESKSYRRFVDFLHECFGVQQFLGLCKIPHYTTLQKAAARLTHGMLQKILESFVIHARIRKMFAGIDSTGLSHGQSSYYYTKRARLRRKFVKISVCSDMKRQLVCVVKIRHRRRHDSVDFVSLLQCAAKIIPVETVVADRGYDSEQNHVMTKNLGIQYTIIRPKHETLQIYKTRGFHRKNMKRRFDWDTYHQRSKTETIFSVIKRMLGEYVMSRHIITQNREVMYRMIAYNCYRITRDSLLVWHGFYTANQQSYIKIFVC; this comes from the coding sequence ATGAAGTCATCTCGATATGTGAGAATGGCTCGTAGCATGATGAGTATAATCAAAAGGGCAAGAATACCACCATACCTTCACAAACGTTCCAACCATGTGTATACGGTATGGCAGCACCTTGTCTTGCTTGTACTGCGTCAGTACGAGTCTAAGAGTTACCGAAGATTCGTTGATTTTTTACATGAATGTTTTGGTGTACAACAATTCCTTGGATTGTGTAAAATCCCACACTACACCACGCTGCAAAAGGCAGCTGCAAGACTGACACACGGCATGCTGCAGAAAATCCTGGAATCATTTGTGATTCATGCCAGAATACGCAAAATGTTTGCAGGAATCGATTCAACAGGACTCTCGCACGGTCAGTCATCATATTACTACACCAAACGTGCCAGACTGCGAAGGAAGTTTGTCAAAATCTCAGTTTGCTCGGACATGAAACGACAGCTTGTTTGTGTAGTTAAGATACGGCATCGCAGGAGACACGACAGCGTTGATTTTGTCTCGTTACTGCAATGTGCTGCCAAGATAATCCCAGTAGAGACAGTCGTTGCAGACCGCGGCTATGATTCAGAGCAGAACCACGTCATGACAAAAAATCTGGGAATACAATATACCATAATACGTCCCAAACATGAGACGCTACAAATCTACAAGACCAGGGGATTCCACAGAAAGAACATGAAGAGACGTTTTGACTGGGATACGTATCACCAGAGAAGCAAGACAGAGACAATATTTTCTGTGATAAAGAGGATGCTAGGCGAGTACGTGATGTCCAGACACATCATTACGCAGAACAGGGAGGTAATGTATAGAATGATTGCGTATAATTGTTACAGGATTACTAGGGATAGTTTGTTAGTTTGGCATGGTTTCTACACGGCCAATCAACAATCCTATATCAAAATATTCGTATGCTAA
- a CDS encoding DoxX family protein gives MSIVFAKPVSENKSAASLLVIRIGMSFAFFWAGYDKVSDPAGFGMMMQNMAGIQPEMAISMAMMIGILEIVSGALVLSGLLTRPAAIFQTIILIGAMIMFGFDFTTGPAIWKDPTMLGVAIGLTIYGSGKFGIDSLISRKLGKK, from the coding sequence ATGTCAATAGTATTTGCAAAACCAGTTTCAGAAAATAAATCTGCAGCAAGTCTGCTTGTGATAAGAATAGGCATGTCTTTTGCATTTTTCTGGGCAGGTTATGATAAAGTGTCTGATCCCGCAGGATTTGGGATGATGATGCAAAACATGGCAGGCATCCAACCTGAAATGGCAATCAGTATGGCCATGATGATAGGAATTTTAGAAATAGTATCTGGTGCACTTGTTTTGTCGGGATTATTGACAAGGCCTGCAGCAATATTTCAAACAATTATCCTAATTGGTGCCATGATTATGTTTGGATTTGATTTTACCACTGGACCTGCAATCTGGAAAGACCCAACAATGTTGGGAGTTGCCATAGGCCTTACTATTTATGGCTCTGGCAAATTTGGAATTGATTCATTGATTTCAAGAAAACTAGGAAAAAAATAG
- a CDS encoding pyridoxal phosphate-dependent aminotransferase produces MINEIQIESQVDEVVMPDNLKVGLMVTEQRKKCASGGCFEEFYGLGFGQSPFHVLPVLAKALSESTEKGHYSDAEGILELRETISDFNKRHFKLDVEPSRIVVGPGTKDIINTLFGIIKGDVILPSPSWIGYRPQIHLLNKHFHTFFLKPEHDYKINPEEFEEFLSKLHEEQHTLVLNNPHNPTGSLYTKKELENLADVCRKHNVLVLADEIYALDTYDFSEFTSMGIVYPEGTFVTNGLSKDRSAGGYRLGSCILPTTSSEKLASDYKKVAATVYTNVSTPTQYAAIKAYESNSEIDQYISITRDIHRIMGTYLSEEWGKVEGVTTTKPQGAFYFFANFNQLAEDLKRKNVMTSNQLGESLISCPFHIAVVTGDACMLEPDNYGARIAFVDYDGKKTFDDYKNKKPQNTSDEQEFVLRNAPLMVRSVNSLKEWVKYIKTN; encoded by the coding sequence ATGATTAATGAAATTCAAATTGAAAGTCAAGTAGATGAAGTAGTAATGCCTGATAATCTTAAAGTTGGATTGATGGTTACAGAACAACGAAAAAAATGTGCTTCTGGTGGTTGTTTTGAAGAATTCTACGGACTTGGATTTGGTCAATCCCCTTTTCATGTCCTGCCTGTTTTAGCAAAAGCATTGTCAGAATCTACAGAAAAGGGACACTATTCAGATGCAGAAGGAATTTTAGAACTAAGAGAAACAATTTCGGATTTTAACAAAAGACATTTCAAACTAGATGTTGAGCCATCAAGAATAGTTGTTGGTCCAGGAACTAAAGACATCATCAATACATTATTTGGAATCATTAAGGGTGATGTGATATTGCCGTCTCCTTCTTGGATTGGTTATCGCCCACAAATTCATTTGTTAAACAAGCATTTTCATACATTTTTCTTAAAACCAGAACATGATTACAAAATTAATCCTGAAGAGTTTGAGGAATTTTTATCAAAATTACATGAGGAACAGCACACTCTAGTTCTAAACAACCCCCATAATCCCACAGGTTCCCTATACACAAAGAAGGAACTTGAAAATCTTGCAGATGTTTGTAGAAAACACAATGTTTTGGTTCTAGCTGATGAGATTTATGCACTAGATACATATGATTTTTCTGAGTTTACAAGCATGGGAATAGTGTATCCAGAAGGCACATTTGTGACAAATGGGTTATCAAAGGATCGTTCAGCAGGAGGATACAGACTAGGTTCATGTATCCTACCTACAACATCATCTGAAAAGTTAGCTTCAGATTACAAGAAAGTAGCAGCTACCGTATACACTAATGTCTCCACTCCTACTCAATATGCTGCAATCAAGGCCTATGAATCTAATTCAGAAATTGATCAATACATCTCCATAACTCGAGACATTCACAGAATCATGGGAACATATCTCTCAGAAGAATGGGGTAAAGTTGAAGGAGTAACTACAACAAAACCACAGGGGGCATTTTACTTTTTTGCAAATTTTAATCAACTTGCAGAGGATCTTAAAAGAAAAAACGTAATGACTTCTAATCAACTTGGAGAATCACTGATATCATGTCCATTTCATATTGCAGTAGTCACAGGTGACGCATGTATGCTAGAACCAGATAACTATGGTGCAAGAATTGCTTTTGTAGATTATGATGGCAAAAAAACATTTGATGATTACAAAAACAAAAAGCCACAAAATACCTCAGATGAACAAGAGTTTGTTCTACGTAATGCTCCTTTGATGGTTCGTTCAGTTAATTCATTAAAAGAATGGGTCAAATACATTAAAACTAATTAA
- a CDS encoding ArsR/SmtB family transcription factor, with protein sequence MIRHNDDVVCSLVGNGFSKFISKYFTIDEQNPDPYAMKLFIEVFTGMSGRYTRLKIIKILIEEPSNINQISQKLGMEYKGIQHNMKILHKNNLVDTFGEKYGKMYFVSELLMKNLNVLDIVLKKADSKINQKKTYL encoded by the coding sequence ATGATTAGACATAATGATGATGTTGTTTGTAGTTTGGTAGGGAATGGATTTTCCAAATTTATTTCTAAATATTTTACAATTGATGAACAAAACCCAGATCCATATGCAATGAAATTATTTATCGAAGTCTTCACTGGAATGAGTGGAAGATACACCAGACTGAAAATCATCAAAATATTGATTGAAGAGCCATCCAACATCAATCAAATATCCCAAAAATTAGGAATGGAGTACAAAGGAATTCAGCACAACATGAAGATTTTACATAAAAATAACTTGGTGGATACTTTTGGAGAGAAGTATGGGAAGATGTATTTTGTATCCGAACTATTAATGAAAAATCTAAATGTATTAGATATTGTTTTGAAAAAAGCAGACAGTAAAATAAACCAAAAGAAAACCTATCTCTAA
- a CDS encoding ArsR/SmtB family transcription factor encodes MPFESLCKNIIFKDVPSYENIKVDKQMKELFSTVFTGMGGRYTRLRIICAITEDPMNAMELSKKLSLDYKTIQHSIEVLEKNNLIVRKGEGYGDMFFPSELLSSNLATLYAVIRKVESKLDRAEKKYID; translated from the coding sequence ATGCCTTTTGAGTCATTATGTAAAAATATAATCTTCAAAGATGTCCCAAGTTATGAAAACATCAAAGTAGATAAACAAATGAAAGAATTGTTCTCTACTGTTTTTACTGGAATGGGCGGCAGATATACCAGATTACGAATTATTTGTGCAATCACCGAAGATCCTATGAATGCCATGGAACTTTCAAAAAAATTGAGTCTAGATTACAAAACAATACAGCATAGCATTGAAGTATTAGAAAAAAATAATTTGATAGTACGAAAAGGCGAAGGATACGGAGATATGTTTTTTCCATCTGAATTATTATCTTCAAATTTGGCTACATTGTATGCAGTAATTAGAAAAGTAGAATCAAAACTAGATAGAGCAGAAAAAAAATACATTGATTAA
- a CDS encoding NAD(P)/FAD-dependent oxidoreductase codes for MDTRHIQPIVNFSLRKEVFFVAVGSIVGAFTMHLPIIFSDLFGSSSYQIWLLTAARIVNSSQPEIGLALHFFVATIIGIVTGIFLHKVLRFNISRIPKGLTYGVISGTVVFVVFAIPVSQIFLGPNTIEILSEINPEVSPLQITQEVKENFQNQMINSLFMHLVWGVTLGIISSVLTRKIGANYLCHVCNVEFSNIKTYEHHTKNVHENPSPKMKKILILGGGYAGVGVLNKIQKSFENNVDVSIELVSESNFFLHTPMLPEMATGTIEPRHIATPIRRFCKRAQFHQSKVVDIQLDSKQVTIQRMTDKSQRVLSYDYLVLAMGGKTNFFGNINIEKNSLTIKSLDDAIKIRNHIISMLEDADQETNLDLQKKIMTFVVVGGGFSGVETVGEINDFVRESAKKFYRNIHQDNIKIILVAAGDKILPEIGNLGEYSRQALEKDGVTIYTNTKLEDISNEIAILTNKKEISTATVIWAGGNTVESVIEKINTKHHKSGRVIVNRQLKLEDHLEVFALGDCAFSTDPRSGNPYPPTAQHAIRQAKTVAENLENKINGVGIQNDFIYDTKGSMAKIGKKDGVALVLGHEFRGFIAWLIWKQYYLSTLPTNEKKIRVGLDWFIDLFFPRDITRLSSIFDEKK; via the coding sequence ATGGACACACGTCACATACAGCCAATTGTAAATTTTTCATTAAGAAAAGAAGTGTTTTTTGTTGCAGTTGGATCCATTGTTGGAGCATTTACAATGCATCTACCAATAATATTTTCGGATTTGTTTGGCAGTTCATCCTATCAGATATGGTTGTTGACTGCAGCTAGGATAGTAAATTCTTCACAGCCTGAAATTGGTTTGGCATTGCATTTTTTTGTTGCAACAATAATTGGCATTGTTACTGGAATATTTCTACACAAAGTATTACGGTTTAATATTTCTCGAATTCCCAAGGGATTGACATATGGGGTAATTTCCGGCACAGTAGTTTTTGTAGTGTTTGCAATTCCAGTATCTCAGATATTTTTAGGTCCAAATACAATTGAAATACTATCTGAAATAAATCCAGAGGTGAGTCCTCTGCAAATCACTCAAGAAGTCAAAGAGAATTTTCAAAATCAGATGATTAATTCATTATTCATGCATTTAGTCTGGGGTGTCACTTTAGGCATAATAAGCTCAGTATTGACAAGGAAAATTGGTGCAAATTATCTATGTCATGTTTGTAACGTTGAATTTTCAAATATTAAGACGTATGAACACCACACAAAAAATGTTCATGAAAATCCATCTCCCAAAATGAAAAAAATTTTGATTTTAGGCGGAGGGTATGCAGGAGTTGGAGTTTTGAACAAGATTCAGAAATCATTTGAAAATAATGTAGATGTAAGCATAGAACTTGTTAGCGAATCAAATTTTTTCTTACATACTCCAATGCTGCCAGAAATGGCCACAGGAACTATAGAACCAAGACATATTGCAACACCAATAAGAAGATTCTGTAAGAGGGCACAATTTCATCAATCCAAAGTTGTAGATATTCAACTAGATTCAAAACAAGTTACCATACAACGAATGACTGATAAATCTCAAAGAGTTCTATCCTATGATTATTTGGTTTTAGCAATGGGTGGCAAGACAAACTTTTTTGGAAATATTAATATTGAAAAAAATTCATTGACAATAAAAAGTTTAGATGATGCAATAAAGATCAGAAATCACATAATTAGTATGCTAGAAGATGCAGATCAAGAAACAAATCTAGATCTACAAAAAAAGATAATGACATTTGTTGTTGTGGGAGGAGGTTTTTCAGGAGTAGAAACAGTTGGAGAGATAAATGATTTTGTTAGAGAATCAGCCAAAAAATTTTATCGAAATATTCATCAAGATAATATCAAAATAATTTTAGTAGCTGCAGGAGACAAGATATTGCCAGAAATTGGAAACTTGGGAGAATATTCCAGGCAGGCATTGGAAAAAGATGGAGTTACAATTTACACAAACACAAAACTTGAAGATATTTCAAATGAAATAGCAATTTTGACTAACAAAAAAGAAATTTCAACTGCGACTGTAATATGGGCAGGAGGAAATACGGTAGAGTCCGTCATTGAAAAAATAAACACCAAGCACCATAAATCAGGAAGAGTGATTGTGAACAGACAACTCAAACTTGAAGATCATCTTGAAGTTTTTGCATTAGGGGATTGTGCGTTTTCAACAGATCCTCGCAGTGGAAATCCATATCCACCAACTGCTCAACATGCAATTAGACAGGCAAAAACAGTTGCCGAAAATCTTGAAAATAAAATCAATGGTGTAGGAATTCAGAATGATTTCATCTATGACACAAAAGGCTCAATGGCCAAAATTGGCAAAAAAGACGGGGTTGCACTGGTACTAGGGCATGAATTTAGGGGATTTATTGCATGGCTAATCTGGAAACAATACTATCTTTCTACTCTTCCAACAAATGAGAAGAAAATTCGTGTTGGTCTTGATTGGTTTATTGATTTATTTTTTCCAAGAGACATTACGAGATTATCAAGTATTTTTGATGAAAAAAAATAA
- a CDS encoding cupredoxin domain-containing protein encodes MKKIMLITITAMSLMLLAMFIPTNSVHAAELPEYCSDATGSVVCEITILPYSQPGSYSPEIAEIPEGASVVFINSGPEIHTATSTDASPDASPADASSMVNGIFDTGIVGIDGVSEPIILNDNGIFYYYCAVHPDMMGTLIVGDKVTAKATSTSTTETSADSADLEFSANASGDTSITGGELPLTKINSVGNTAYIIDGTTPKGGHDAFSYDGSGHKKITGNVQVDLDPITNTGRITAEWTDPEGNNWTYKQTKFAGGNEMYIGETIDGVTQTKLDLDPVAINHFEHGTTGAGPTIEPTLFVYLASWGPAEITKNGVSQGEFEGHMMVTDGARNTETGKIVQSDGTTPYSPMMPDNSLVNRNTAQLHLVYHTAPAPEITANFPPPFETFNHLMFYELDPFVPVTHVIGTNTYVVDGVTPKGGHDAFSYDGSGHKKTSGQVEIDLDPVTNTGSILSEWVDEDGNDMKLVQTKFGGGNEMYIGETIDGVTQTKLDLDPVAINHFEHGTTGAGPTIEPTLFVYLASWGPAEVFKNGVSEGTFETHMMLTEGARDVESGKIFQSDGTTPYSPMSPENSAVNHNTAQIHLVYHTSPAPEMTANFPPPFEVFEHTMFYDIDVLPPTIKPVQLTEPDHKQSTTSDAALLKMSPYAQMKHGVDPVDVQCRQTFELVMKISDGSAACIHSNSVEKLVQLGWASQF; translated from the coding sequence ATGAAAAAAATTATGTTGATTACTATTACTGCTATGTCTTTAATGCTTCTTGCAATGTTTATTCCAACTAATTCAGTACATGCAGCAGAACTACCAGAATATTGCTCTGATGCTACTGGAAGTGTAGTTTGTGAAATTACTATTTTACCTTACTCTCAACCAGGATCTTACTCTCCTGAAATAGCTGAAATTCCTGAAGGTGCTTCTGTTGTGTTCATAAATTCTGGACCTGAAATCCATACTGCGACTAGTACTGATGCTTCACCCGATGCATCCCCTGCAGATGCAAGTTCTATGGTAAATGGAATCTTTGATACTGGAATTGTAGGAATTGATGGTGTTTCAGAACCTATTATACTAAATGACAATGGCATTTTTTACTATTATTGTGCAGTTCACCCAGATATGATGGGAACTTTGATTGTTGGCGATAAAGTAACTGCTAAAGCCACATCCACAAGTACTACTGAGACATCTGCTGATTCTGCAGACTTGGAATTTAGTGCAAATGCATCTGGTGACACGTCAATTACTGGTGGTGAATTACCATTAACAAAAATAAATTCAGTTGGAAACACTGCATACATCATTGATGGTACTACTCCAAAAGGTGGTCATGATGCATTCAGTTATGATGGTTCAGGTCACAAAAAGATCACTGGAAATGTTCAAGTTGATTTAGATCCTATTACTAACACAGGACGCATTACTGCTGAATGGACTGACCCTGAAGGAAACAATTGGACTTACAAACAAACAAAGTTTGCTGGAGGTAATGAAATGTATATTGGCGAAACAATTGATGGTGTCACTCAAACCAAATTAGATTTAGATCCTGTTGCAATTAATCACTTTGAACACGGAACAACTGGTGCTGGTCCAACAATAGAGCCAACACTATTTGTATATCTGGCGTCTTGGGGACCAGCTGAGATTACTAAAAACGGTGTGTCTCAAGGAGAATTTGAAGGTCACATGATGGTAACTGACGGTGCAAGAAATACTGAAACTGGAAAAATCGTACAAAGTGACGGTACCACTCCATACTCTCCAATGATGCCTGATAACTCTCTAGTTAACCGTAACACTGCACAATTACACTTGGTATATCATACCGCTCCTGCACCTGAGATTACTGCTAATTTCCCTCCACCATTTGAAACTTTTAACCACTTGATGTTTTACGAATTAGACCCATTTGTGCCAGTAACACATGTTATTGGAACTAATACCTATGTTGTAGATGGCGTCACTCCAAAAGGTGGTCATGATGCATTCAGTTATGACGGAAGTGGTCACAAGAAAACAAGCGGCCAAGTAGAGATTGACTTGGATCCTGTAACTAACACTGGGAGTATATTATCTGAATGGGTTGATGAAGATGGAAATGATATGAAACTTGTACAGACTAAATTTGGTGGTGGTAATGAAATGTATATTGGCGAAACAATTGATGGTGTCACTCAAACCAAATTAGATTTAGATCCTGTTGCAATTAATCACTTTGAACACGGAACAACTGGTGCTGGTCCAACAATAGAGCCAACACTATTTGTATATCTGGCGTCTTGGGGACCAGCTGAAGTATTCAAGAACGGTGTATCTGAAGGAACTTTTGAAACACACATGATGCTTACAGAAGGTGCAAGAGATGTTGAATCTGGTAAAATATTCCAAAGTGATGGAACAACCCCGTATTCTCCAATGTCTCCTGAAAACTCTGCAGTAAATCACAACACTGCACAAATTCATCTAGTGTACCATACATCTCCTGCACCTGAGATGACTGCTAATTTCCCTCCACCATTTGAAGTCTTTGAGCATACAATGTTTTATGATATTGATGTTTTACCACCAACCATAAAACCTGTTCAGTTAACAGAACCTGATCATAAACAAAGTACTACATCTGATGCGGCTTTGTTAAAGATGTCTCCATATGCACAAATGAAACATGGTGTTGATCCTGTAGATGTCCAATGTCGTCAAACCTTTGAACTTGTAATGAAAATTTCAGACGGTTCAGCTGCTTGTATACATTCAAATTCTGTTGAAAAATTAGTTCAACTTGGTTGGGCTAGTCAATTTTAG
- a CDS encoding NAD(P)H-hydrate epimerase, whose translation MSVKQMKKIDQNAVTYGMPIELMMENAGREICNEMLKKIKKYKIKKILVVAGNGNNGGGVIAASRHLSIYGISLKLVILGTKNSLSTPSKLHLSLIRKNPKIQIIYSSKNLKKVLSEIQNSELIIDGIFGIGINRDVIDPHYSIISAINDSNAYVISNDVPSGINADSGKIYNIAVKPNYLVVLHKPKKWMMRPKTLKFIVANIGIPIEIDN comes from the coding sequence GTGTCAGTTAAACAAATGAAGAAAATCGATCAAAATGCAGTCACATATGGAATGCCAATTGAATTGATGATGGAAAATGCAGGGAGGGAAATTTGCAATGAAATGCTAAAAAAAATCAAGAAATACAAAATCAAAAAAATTCTAGTTGTTGCAGGAAATGGAAATAATGGAGGGGGAGTAATTGCTGCCTCTCGTCATCTTTCCATATATGGAATTTCTCTAAAATTAGTCATTTTAGGCACAAAAAACTCCCTTAGCACCCCAAGTAAACTCCATTTATCTCTAATTAGAAAGAATCCTAAAATCCAGATTATTTACAGTTCTAAAAATTTAAAGAAAGTTTTATCTGAAATTCAAAATTCTGAATTGATAATAGATGGAATTTTTGGTATTGGAATTAATCGTGATGTTATTGATCCGCATTATTCAATCATTTCTGCAATCAATGATTCAAATGCATATGTGATCTCCAATGATGTACCATCTGGAATTAATGCAGACTCTGGAAAAATATACAACATTGCAGTAAAACCAAATTATCTTGTTGTTTTGCATAAACCAAAAAAATGGATGATGAGGCCTAAAACTCTTAAGTTCATTGTTGCTAACATAGGAATTCCAATTGAAATAGATAACTGA